One Streptomyces sp. CNQ-509 DNA window includes the following coding sequences:
- a CDS encoding NAD(P)H-dependent oxidoreductase, with amino-acid sequence MSTDVTLRLTVLGGLGPGRAAGAEARRLAGLAGRRARLEVDLIDLAAACLPEPCPGVLPGDAPEPPAVRELRPWLDAADGFVVVAPAAAGQQPAGQSPAGQHSAGPLQRALVWCAEAFKARPVALHVRAGEGTARALRTLRADLAEAHALTVHETDCPDHALDELIWWARALRTARARTPYPF; translated from the coding sequence ATGAGCACGGACGTCACGCTGCGGCTGACCGTCCTCGGCGGTCTCGGACCCGGCCGGGCGGCGGGAGCCGAGGCCCGGCGGCTCGCCGGGCTCGCGGGCCGGCGGGCCCGGCTGGAGGTCGACCTCATCGACCTCGCGGCCGCCTGTCTGCCGGAGCCCTGCCCCGGCGTGCTGCCCGGCGACGCGCCGGAGCCGCCCGCCGTGCGGGAGCTGCGGCCGTGGCTGGACGCGGCCGACGGGTTCGTCGTCGTGGCCCCGGCCGCGGCCGGGCAGCAGCCCGCAGGGCAGTCCCCCGCGGGGCAGCACTCGGCCGGGCCGCTCCAGCGCGCGCTGGTGTGGTGCGCCGAGGCGTTCAAGGCGCGGCCGGTGGCGCTGCACGTACGCGCGGGGGAGGGAACCGCACGTGCGCTGCGCACCCTGCGCGCCGACCTCGCCGAGGCGCACGCGCTGACCGTCCACGAGACCGACTGCCCCGACCACGCGCTCGACGAACTCATCTGGTGGGCCCGCGCCTTGCGCACCGCACGCGCCCGCACCCCGTACCCCTTCTGA
- a CDS encoding FAD-binding oxidoreductase gives MTDPARSLAPAAPRPYWLDDPERPAALPALTGAEEADLLVVGGGYSGLWTALLAKERGPGRDVVLIEAAECGWAASGRNGGFCAASLTHGLGNGLERWPEEIDTLERLGAENLDAIGAAVDRYGIDCDFRRTGEITVATEPYQLDELSEFAEEATRRGLGEGLLLMDRDAVRAEVDSPTFLGGLWDRDGVAMVHPARLAWGLKRACREAGVRIYEHTPGLALTPAGGGGGGGGAFRSAGAPGVRGRGGAMEVRTPYGRVRAPHVALGTNAFPNLVRRVRPYLTPVYDYALMTEPLSAAQRDAVRWHRRQGLADSANQFHYFRITADHRILWGGYDAVHHFGGAVRTEYDQRPETHLKLARHFHRCFPQLADVRFTHRWGGAIDTCSRFAAFFGTAHAGRVAYAAGYTGLGVGASRFGAEVMLDLLAGERTERTELRMVRSKPLPFPPEPLAWAGIGLTRWSLARADAGGGRRNLWLRALDRMGMGFDS, from the coding sequence ATGACGGACCCCGCACGCTCCCTGGCGCCGGCCGCCCCGCGGCCGTACTGGCTCGACGACCCGGAACGGCCCGCGGCGCTGCCCGCGCTCACCGGCGCCGAGGAGGCCGACCTGCTCGTCGTCGGCGGCGGCTACAGCGGCCTGTGGACGGCGCTGCTGGCCAAGGAGCGCGGCCCCGGCCGCGACGTCGTCCTCATCGAGGCCGCCGAGTGCGGCTGGGCCGCCTCCGGGCGCAACGGCGGCTTCTGCGCCGCGTCGCTCACCCACGGCCTCGGCAACGGCCTGGAGCGCTGGCCCGAGGAGATCGACACGCTGGAGAGGCTGGGCGCGGAGAACCTGGACGCGATCGGCGCGGCCGTCGACCGGTACGGCATCGACTGCGACTTCCGGCGCACCGGCGAGATCACGGTGGCCACCGAGCCGTACCAGCTCGATGAGCTGAGCGAGTTCGCCGAGGAGGCGACGCGCCGCGGGCTCGGCGAGGGGCTGCTGCTCATGGACCGGGACGCGGTCCGCGCCGAGGTCGACTCGCCGACGTTCCTCGGCGGGCTCTGGGACCGCGACGGCGTCGCCATGGTCCACCCGGCACGGCTGGCCTGGGGCCTCAAACGGGCCTGCCGGGAGGCGGGCGTACGGATCTACGAACACACCCCGGGTCTCGCCCTCACCCCCGCCGGCGGAGGAGGCGGCGGGGGCGGGGCGTTCCGCTCCGCGGGGGCCCCGGGCGTGCGGGGGCGCGGCGGCGCGATGGAGGTGCGCACCCCGTACGGGCGGGTGCGCGCGCCGCACGTCGCGCTCGGCACCAACGCCTTCCCGAACCTGGTCCGCCGGGTCCGCCCCTACCTCACCCCCGTCTACGACTACGCGCTCATGACCGAGCCGCTGTCCGCCGCGCAGCGCGACGCCGTGCGCTGGCACCGCCGCCAGGGGCTCGCCGACAGCGCCAACCAGTTCCACTACTTCCGCATCACCGCCGACCACCGCATCCTGTGGGGCGGCTACGACGCCGTGCACCACTTCGGCGGCGCGGTGCGCACCGAGTACGACCAGCGCCCCGAGACCCATCTGAAGCTCGCCCGCCACTTCCACCGCTGCTTCCCGCAGCTCGCGGACGTCCGTTTCACCCACCGCTGGGGCGGTGCCATCGACACCTGCTCCCGCTTCGCCGCCTTCTTCGGCACGGCCCACGCCGGCCGCGTCGCGTACGCCGCCGGCTACACCGGACTCGGCGTCGGCGCCAGCCGCTTCGGCGCCGAGGTGATGCTCGACCTCCTCGCGGGGGAGCGCACGGAGCGTACGGAGCTGCGGATGGTGCGCAGCAAGCCCCTGCCGTTCCCGCCGGAGCCGCTGGCGTGGGCGGGCATCGGGCTGACGCGGTGGTCGCTGGCGCGGGCCGACGCGGGCGGCGGGCGGCGGAACCTGTGGCTCAGGGCGCTGGACCGCATGGGCATGGGCTTCGACAGTTGA
- a CDS encoding BTAD domain-containing putative transcriptional regulator, protein MRFGVLGPLAVWTAGGQAVRVPEVKVRSLLADLLIHAGRAVPADRLVDDLWGDSPPANPAGALQTRVSQLRRALEDAEPGARALVVSRPPGYLLDVGPEATDTGRFAALTAAARRAEDPRARAALLADALALWRGEVLADFADEEFARAEIARLDELRLTALEEQAEARLELGEHALLADELGDLVARHPLRERLRAAQLRALYRAGRQSEALASYGRLRTQLAEDLGLDPGPELVALHQSILEQDAALGPPQREETAVRGNLPAPHGDLIGREESVAAVRALLATGRLVTLTGPGGVGKTRLALETARGLPGSFPDGVWLVELSALAPPRPEAAPEDVAPDADKAAEVVAAALGVRDETAGGGLLTGAGGTPPAERLAEALRTKRVLLVLDNCEHVVDAVAVLCARLLAAAPGVHVLATGQEPLGVGGEHLWPVAPLDVPPPATGAPAAPAAGADGAAPGLAALRASGAVRLFAARAAAVAPGFAVDAGNAAAVATVCRRLDGIPLALELAATRVRALGVHELAARLDDRFRLLSAGPRDAPARQRTLRAMLDWSWELLTGPEQAVLRRLSLHADGCTLGAAEAVCAGGGIAEDDVLGLLARLVDRSLVMTTPGDGVAPARYHLLESVAAYGHEKLCEAGEFTSVRHRHAAYYASLAAEAEPQLRGPAQRQWLLRLDAESANMRAALEDAVRTGAAATALGLACDLAWYWVLRGRLGEGRRFLTTALAIPPTADDARPAADAERERAARTTALTWRAAMTLRLGETLAPDALPAVRPAPPATLPELAAGARADAFLGLTRLGLGPLPGGGDPLARAEEVFRALGDQWGTAAVSSTLARQAVLRGDLPALAEYGERSMALFAGLGDRWGQLHATYALGTYAEITGDYAQAARLHREGLRMAEDLGLWSEVSDKLSMLGRVALLTGDVAQADDLHGRAARLAAEQGYVVGEEFAGIGLALGARRQGRLAEAEAHLRRWLDWDREIESDVGTALILAELGFVAELAGDAEQARAHHREGLASARPTGDPRALALALEGLAGAESLAGDATAAARLLGKAEALRASAGAPLPEAERVDTDRITARLRTRLPPPDLEAELAKGRTAAWEDLPTGEVWADEPPGEPGRPAPSTSPGQPPSRRDQGEP, encoded by the coding sequence ATGCGCTTCGGGGTGCTCGGTCCGCTGGCGGTGTGGACGGCCGGCGGCCAGGCGGTCCGCGTACCGGAGGTGAAGGTCCGCAGCCTCCTGGCCGACCTGCTGATCCACGCCGGCCGCGCCGTGCCCGCCGACCGGCTCGTGGACGACCTGTGGGGCGACAGCCCGCCGGCGAACCCCGCGGGGGCGCTCCAGACCCGCGTCTCCCAGCTGCGCCGCGCGCTGGAGGACGCCGAGCCCGGCGCCCGCGCGCTCGTCGTCTCCCGCCCGCCGGGCTACCTGCTGGACGTCGGCCCCGAGGCCACCGACACCGGCCGCTTCGCCGCCCTGACCGCCGCCGCCCGCCGCGCGGAGGACCCCCGGGCGCGCGCGGCGCTGCTCGCGGACGCGCTCGCGCTGTGGCGGGGCGAGGTGCTGGCGGACTTCGCCGACGAGGAGTTCGCGCGCGCGGAGATCGCCCGGCTCGACGAGCTGCGGCTGACGGCCCTCGAAGAGCAGGCGGAGGCCCGGCTCGAACTCGGCGAGCACGCCCTCCTCGCCGACGAGCTGGGCGACCTCGTCGCCCGCCACCCGCTGCGCGAGCGGCTGCGCGCCGCGCAGTTGCGCGCGCTGTACCGTGCGGGGCGGCAGAGCGAGGCGCTGGCGAGCTACGGCAGGCTGCGCACGCAGCTAGCGGAGGACCTGGGCCTGGACCCGGGCCCTGAGCTGGTCGCGCTGCACCAGTCGATCCTGGAGCAGGACGCGGCGCTCGGCCCGCCGCAGCGGGAGGAGACGGCGGTACGGGGCAATCTGCCGGCGCCGCACGGCGACCTGATCGGCCGCGAGGAGTCGGTGGCGGCGGTCCGGGCGCTGCTGGCCACGGGCCGGCTGGTGACCCTGACGGGCCCCGGCGGGGTGGGCAAGACCCGGCTGGCGCTGGAGACGGCCCGGGGGCTGCCGGGGTCGTTCCCGGACGGCGTGTGGCTGGTGGAGCTGTCGGCGCTGGCACCGCCCCGGCCGGAAGCGGCGCCGGAGGACGTCGCCCCCGACGCCGACAAGGCGGCGGAGGTCGTGGCCGCGGCGCTGGGCGTACGGGACGAGACCGCCGGCGGCGGCCTGCTGACCGGCGCGGGCGGCACGCCCCCCGCGGAGCGGCTGGCCGAGGCGCTGCGGACGAAGCGGGTGCTGCTGGTCCTCGACAACTGCGAGCACGTCGTCGACGCGGTCGCCGTGCTCTGCGCCCGGCTGCTCGCGGCGGCGCCGGGCGTGCACGTGCTGGCGACGGGCCAGGAGCCGCTGGGCGTCGGCGGCGAACACCTGTGGCCGGTGGCGCCGTTGGACGTACCGCCGCCGGCGACCGGCGCGCCCGCCGCGCCCGCGGCCGGGGCGGACGGCGCGGCACCCGGCCTCGCCGCGCTCCGCGCCTCCGGGGCCGTGCGGCTCTTCGCCGCGCGGGCCGCCGCCGTCGCCCCCGGCTTCGCCGTCGACGCGGGCAACGCCGCCGCCGTCGCGACCGTCTGCCGCCGGCTCGACGGCATCCCCCTCGCACTGGAGCTGGCCGCCACCCGCGTACGGGCCCTCGGCGTGCACGAGTTGGCCGCCCGGCTGGACGACCGGTTCCGGCTGCTGTCCGCGGGACCGCGCGACGCGCCCGCCCGGCAGCGCACCCTGCGGGCGATGCTCGACTGGAGCTGGGAGCTCCTCACCGGCCCCGAGCAGGCCGTGCTCCGCCGCCTCTCCCTGCACGCGGACGGCTGCACGCTGGGCGCCGCCGAGGCGGTCTGCGCGGGCGGCGGCATCGCCGAGGACGACGTGCTCGGCCTCCTCGCCCGCCTCGTCGACCGCTCGCTGGTCATGACCACCCCGGGCGACGGCGTGGCCCCCGCGCGCTACCACCTGCTGGAGTCGGTCGCCGCCTACGGCCACGAAAAGCTCTGCGAGGCCGGCGAGTTCACCTCCGTCCGCCACCGGCACGCCGCGTACTACGCCTCCCTCGCCGCCGAGGCCGAGCCCCAGTTGCGCGGCCCCGCCCAGCGCCAGTGGCTGCTGCGCCTTGACGCCGAGTCCGCCAACATGCGCGCGGCGCTGGAGGACGCGGTGCGTACCGGCGCCGCGGCCACGGCGCTCGGCCTGGCCTGCGACCTGGCGTGGTACTGGGTGCTGCGCGGCCGCCTCGGCGAGGGCCGCCGCTTCCTCACCACCGCCCTGGCCATCCCCCCGACGGCCGACGACGCACGTCCCGCGGCCGACGCGGAGAGGGAGCGCGCGGCCCGTACCACCGCCCTCACCTGGCGCGCCGCCATGACCCTCCGCCTCGGCGAGACCCTCGCCCCCGACGCCCTGCCCGCCGTCCGCCCGGCGCCCCCCGCCACCCTCCCCGAACTGGCCGCCGGCGCCCGCGCCGACGCCTTCCTCGGCCTCACCCGGCTCGGCCTCGGCCCGCTGCCCGGCGGCGGCGACCCGCTGGCCCGCGCCGAGGAGGTCTTCCGCGCGCTCGGCGACCAGTGGGGCACCGCCGCGGTGTCCAGCACCCTCGCCCGGCAGGCGGTGCTCCGCGGCGACCTGCCGGCGCTCGCGGAGTACGGGGAGCGCAGCATGGCGCTCTTCGCCGGACTCGGCGACCGCTGGGGCCAGTTGCACGCGACGTACGCCCTCGGCACCTACGCGGAGATCACCGGCGACTACGCGCAGGCCGCCCGGCTGCACCGCGAGGGCCTGCGGATGGCCGAGGACCTGGGGCTGTGGTCGGAGGTGTCGGACAAGCTGTCGATGCTGGGCCGGGTCGCGCTGCTCACGGGGGACGTCGCGCAGGCCGACGACCTGCACGGCCGGGCCGCGCGGCTGGCCGCGGAGCAGGGGTACGTGGTGGGCGAGGAGTTCGCGGGCATCGGCCTGGCGCTGGGCGCCCGCCGGCAGGGCCGGCTGGCGGAGGCGGAAGCGCATCTGCGTCGCTGGCTGGACTGGGACCGGGAGATCGAGTCGGACGTGGGCACGGCCCTGATCCTCGCCGAGCTGGGCTTCGTCGCGGAGCTGGCGGGAGACGCGGAGCAGGCCCGCGCCCACCACCGCGAGGGCCTGGCCTCCGCCCGCCCCACCGGCGACCCCCGCGCCCTCGCCCTGGCGCTGGAGGGCCTGGCCGGCGCGGAGTCCCTGGCCGGCGACGCCACGGCGGCCGCCCGCCTCCTCGGCAAGGCAGAGGCCCTCCGCGCCTCCGCGGGCGCCCCCCTCCCCGAAGCCGAACGCGTCGACACCGATCGCATCACGGCCCGCCTCCGCACGAGGCTGCCCCCGCCGGACCTCGAAGCGGAGCTGGCGAAGGGCAGAACGGCAGCCTGGGAAGACCTGCCGACCGGGGAGGTGTGGGCGGACGAGCCGCCGGGCGAACCGGGGAGGCCCGCGCCTTCGACGTCCCCGGGTCAGCCGCCTTCGCGGAGGGACCAGGGGGAGCCGTAG
- a CDS encoding saccharopine dehydrogenase family protein, which translates to MRILLVGAGGVGTAITRIAARRDFFEAMVVADHDPGRAEAAVAHVRAAHPGPSGARFTAARVDAGDRTAVAALLRTHRCDALLNATDPRFVMPLFEAAYDTAATYVDMAMSLSRPHPVRPYEECGVKLGDEQFAAADRWATSGRLALVGMGVEPGLSDVFARYAADELFDTVEEIGVRDGANLTVDGYDFAPSFSIWTTIEECLNPPVIWDAGRGWHTTEPFSEPEVFDFPAGIGPVECVNVEHEEVLLVPRWIDAQRVTFKYGLGEEFIDVLKTLHKLGLDRTAPVAVGDAKVSPRDVVAACLPDPATLGSRMRGKTCAGTWVRGTKDGGPREVYLHHVADNEETMALDGVQAVVWQTGINPVIALELLATGEWTAAGVLGPEALPPRPFLDLLTSYGSPWSLREGG; encoded by the coding sequence ATGCGCATCTTGCTGGTGGGCGCGGGCGGCGTCGGCACGGCGATCACCCGGATCGCGGCGCGCCGCGACTTCTTCGAGGCGATGGTCGTCGCGGACCACGACCCCGGCCGGGCGGAGGCCGCGGTCGCCCACGTACGGGCCGCCCACCCGGGGCCCTCCGGCGCCCGGTTCACCGCGGCCCGGGTGGACGCCGGGGACCGTACGGCGGTGGCCGCCCTGCTGCGTACCCACCGCTGCGACGCGCTCCTCAACGCCACCGACCCGCGCTTCGTCATGCCGCTCTTCGAGGCCGCGTACGACACCGCCGCCACCTATGTCGACATGGCGATGTCCCTGTCCCGCCCGCATCCCGTCCGCCCGTACGAGGAGTGCGGCGTGAAGCTCGGCGACGAGCAGTTCGCCGCCGCGGACCGCTGGGCGACCTCCGGCCGCCTCGCGCTCGTCGGCATGGGCGTCGAACCCGGCCTCTCCGACGTCTTCGCGCGCTACGCCGCCGACGAACTCTTCGACACCGTCGAGGAGATAGGCGTACGCGACGGCGCGAACCTCACCGTGGACGGCTACGACTTCGCGCCGTCGTTCTCCATCTGGACGACGATCGAGGAGTGCCTCAACCCGCCCGTCATCTGGGACGCCGGCCGCGGCTGGCACACCACCGAGCCCTTCAGCGAACCGGAGGTCTTCGACTTCCCGGCGGGCATCGGTCCGGTGGAGTGCGTCAACGTCGAGCACGAGGAGGTGCTGCTCGTGCCGCGCTGGATAGACGCGCAGCGGGTCACCTTCAAGTACGGGCTGGGGGAGGAGTTCATCGACGTTCTCAAGACCCTGCACAAGCTGGGCCTGGACCGCACCGCCCCGGTCGCGGTCGGCGACGCGAAGGTCTCGCCGCGCGACGTCGTCGCCGCGTGCCTCCCGGACCCGGCGACCCTGGGCTCCCGGATGCGCGGCAAGACCTGCGCGGGGACGTGGGTCCGCGGCACGAAGGACGGCGGGCCGCGGGAGGTGTATCTCCACCACGTGGCGGACAACGAGGAGACGATGGCCCTCGACGGCGTCCAGGCGGTCGTCTGGCAGACGGGCATCAACCCGGTGATAGCCCTGGAACTCCTCGCCACCGGAGAGTGGACCGCGGCGGGCGTCCTGGGCCCGGAAGCCCTCCCGCCCCGCCCCTTCCTGGACCTCCTCACGTCCTACGGCTCCCCCTGGTCCCTCCGCGAAGGCGGCTGA
- a CDS encoding glycerophosphodiester phosphodiesterase, whose product MARDRRRRRSRGRDPARSVTGAAPAVLAVAHRGDPYVVRENTLGSLRSAVAAGADAVEFDVRLTWDGVPVLLHDRTLQRLWGQEVNLASLTYAEVQERSEGGIPTLREALKVMADSPGVRSFIDLPDPAAAEHVVAEVLESDAAARTYYCGGTAALLTIRAADPDAEIALTCSSPVPYRAGLLRRLRPQWLNYRFGLLDEATVREDQEAGYKVSCWTVDWPRNWRRLTAMGVDAITSNRIAALRRHLGS is encoded by the coding sequence CTGGCCCGCGACCGCCGCCGGCGGCGCTCCCGGGGCCGCGACCCCGCCCGCTCCGTGACGGGCGCCGCCCCCGCCGTGCTGGCGGTCGCCCACCGCGGCGATCCGTACGTCGTCCGCGAGAACACCCTCGGCTCGCTGCGCTCCGCCGTGGCCGCGGGCGCGGACGCGGTGGAGTTCGACGTCCGGCTGACGTGGGACGGCGTGCCGGTGCTGCTGCACGACCGGACGCTGCAGCGGCTGTGGGGACAGGAGGTGAACCTGGCCTCGCTGACGTACGCCGAGGTCCAGGAGCGCTCCGAGGGCGGCATCCCGACGCTGCGCGAGGCGCTGAAGGTCATGGCGGACAGCCCGGGCGTCCGCTCGTTCATCGACCTGCCCGACCCGGCGGCGGCCGAGCACGTCGTCGCCGAGGTGCTGGAGTCCGACGCGGCGGCGCGTACGTACTACTGCGGCGGCACCGCGGCGCTGCTCACCATCCGCGCCGCGGACCCCGACGCCGAGATAGCGCTGACGTGCTCCTCGCCCGTCCCGTACCGCGCGGGCCTGCTGCGGCGCCTGCGGCCGCAGTGGCTCAACTACCGCTTCGGCCTCCTCGACGAGGCGACGGTCCGTGAGGACCAGGAGGCGGGCTACAAGGTGTCGTGCTGGACGGTCGACTGGCCGCGCAACTGGCGCCGGCTGACGGCCATGGGCGTCGACGCCATCACCAGCAACCGCATCGCGGCGCTCCGCCGCCACCTGGGCTCCTGA
- a CDS encoding adenosine deaminase encodes MADLDSFIAGLPKAELHVHHVGSASPRIVAALAARHPDSAVPADAAALAEFFSFRDFAHFIEIYLSVVDLVRDPEDVHLLTYEIARDMARQQIRYAELTVTPYSSTSRGIPDRAFLDALEDARRRAETELGVVLRWCFDIPGEAGLAAAEETARIAIDIGCEGLVAFGLGGPEIGVPRGQFKPHFDRAIAAGLRSVPHAGETTGPQTVWDAVTELRAERIGHGTSAAQDPKLLAHLAEAGIALEVCPTSNIATKAVPSLDEHPLRQIVDAGVTVALGSDDPPMFGTDLNTEYGVAARLLGLDEAGTAALAKNSVTASFMDPAAKAALTAEIDAYLAAWPATAAGGAPGAATPPAP; translated from the coding sequence ATGGCCGATCTCGACTCCTTCATCGCCGGTCTGCCCAAGGCCGAGCTCCATGTCCACCACGTGGGCTCCGCGTCGCCCCGCATCGTCGCCGCACTCGCCGCGCGGCACCCGGACTCCGCGGTGCCCGCGGACGCCGCCGCGCTCGCCGAGTTCTTCTCCTTCCGCGACTTCGCCCACTTCATCGAGATCTACCTGTCCGTCGTGGACCTCGTCCGCGACCCCGAAGACGTGCACCTGCTGACGTACGAGATCGCCCGCGACATGGCCCGGCAGCAGATCCGGTACGCGGAGCTGACCGTCACGCCGTACAGCTCCACGAGCCGCGGCATCCCCGACCGCGCCTTCCTCGACGCCCTGGAGGACGCCCGGCGCAGGGCCGAGACCGAGCTGGGCGTCGTGCTGCGCTGGTGCTTCGACATCCCGGGCGAGGCGGGGCTCGCGGCGGCCGAGGAGACCGCGCGGATCGCGATAGACATCGGCTGCGAGGGGCTCGTGGCCTTCGGCCTGGGCGGCCCCGAGATCGGCGTGCCGCGCGGGCAGTTCAAGCCGCACTTCGACCGGGCCATAGCGGCCGGGCTGCGCAGCGTCCCGCACGCGGGCGAGACGACCGGGCCGCAGACGGTCTGGGACGCGGTCACGGAGCTGCGCGCCGAGCGCATCGGGCACGGCACGAGCGCGGCGCAGGACCCGAAGCTGCTGGCGCACCTCGCGGAGGCGGGGATCGCGCTGGAGGTCTGCCCGACGTCCAACATCGCGACGAAGGCGGTGCCTTCGCTGGACGAGCACCCGCTGCGGCAGATCGTGGACGCGGGCGTGACGGTGGCGCTGGGCAGCGACGACCCGCCGATGTTCGGTACGGACCTGAACACGGAGTACGGCGTGGCCGCCCGCCTCCTCGGCCTCGACGAGGCGGGGACGGCGGCGCTGGCGAAGAACTCGGTCACGGCGTCGTTCATGGACCCGGCCGCGAAGGCGGCGCTCACCGCCGAGATCGACGCGTACCTCGCCGCCTGGCCCGCGACCGCCGCCGGCGGCGCTCCCGGGGCCGCGACCCCGCCCGCTCCGTGA
- a CDS encoding ABC transporter permease: MRWIRRHLVVIAGTLALVYLLLPNVVVLVFSFNDPAGRYNYTWQSFSTDAWTDPCGVAGMCDSVGLSLRIALAATVAATVIGTLAAFALARHRFRGRAAGNSLIFLPMAMPEVVMAASLGTLFLNMRVEFGVTTILIAHIMFCLSFVVVAVKARVASMDPKLEEAARDLYAGPLQTFLRVTLPLAAPGIAAGAMLSFAISLDDFIITQFNAGPSTVTFPMYVWGASQRGIPVQVNVIGTAMFVAALALVVAGQVVGARRRSRA, translated from the coding sequence ATGCGCTGGATCCGCCGCCACCTCGTCGTCATCGCCGGCACCCTCGCGCTGGTCTACCTGCTGCTGCCCAACGTCGTCGTGCTGGTCTTCTCCTTCAACGACCCCGCGGGCCGCTACAACTACACCTGGCAGTCCTTCTCCACCGATGCCTGGACCGACCCCTGCGGCGTCGCCGGCATGTGCGACTCCGTCGGCCTCAGCCTGCGGATCGCGCTCGCCGCCACCGTCGCCGCCACCGTCATCGGCACCCTCGCGGCCTTCGCGCTCGCCCGGCATCGCTTCCGCGGCCGGGCCGCGGGCAACTCGCTGATCTTCCTGCCGATGGCGATGCCCGAGGTCGTCATGGCCGCCTCGCTGGGCACCCTGTTCCTCAACATGCGGGTCGAGTTCGGCGTGACGACGATCCTCATCGCGCACATCATGTTCTGCCTCAGCTTCGTCGTCGTCGCGGTCAAGGCGCGGGTGGCGAGCATGGACCCGAAGCTGGAGGAGGCCGCCCGGGACCTGTACGCGGGGCCGCTGCAGACCTTCCTGCGGGTCACGCTGCCGCTGGCGGCGCCGGGGATCGCGGCCGGTGCGATGCTGAGCTTCGCGATCTCGCTGGACGACTTCATCATCACGCAGTTCAACGCGGGACCCTCCACGGTCACGTTCCCCATGTACGTCTGGGGCGCGTCGCAGCGCGGCATCCCGGTGCAGGTGAACGTCATCGGCACGGCGATGTTCGTGGCCGCGCTGGCGCTGGTCGTGGCCGGGCAGGTCGTCGGGGCCCGGCGGAGGTCGCGGGCATGA
- a CDS encoding MFS transporter, translating into MSAIAPEAPALRAGPRQWLGLAVLLAPTILLFVTMTVLFLATPDIAADLEPSSGQLLWINDIYGFMMAGLLVAMGTLGDRIGRRRILLFGAVAFGAASAAAAFAPSAEALIGARAVMGLGAAAVMPSTLSLISNMFQDAKQRATAIGLWAASVSVGVAVGPLVGGLLLENFWWGAALLAGAPVMGLVLLAAPFLVPEYRAPQPGRLDLPSVALSVVTILPIVYGVKEMAAHGVNAEAIVALVLGVVLSTVFVRRQLLLTDPLLDMRLFRNRTFSGSLAVFLLSAVALGGVYLLFTQYLQLVEGLTPLEAGLWILPAAVMLVVVSMLSPVIARRVRPGYVVAAGSLLSVAGYLVLTQVDSVGGLPLLITGFYLLYPGIAPVMALATNLVIGSAPPEKAGAASAVNSTASDLGVALGIALLGSVGTAVYRGEMADAVPAGVPEGADAAARDTLPGALSAAENLPAALGDAVLAPAKEAFASGLNVAAALAAGLAVAAAVLSATLLRRVPAAGAAQEEPDAAPEPPPARDETPVPAEAGR; encoded by the coding sequence ATGTCCGCAATCGCCCCGGAGGCCCCCGCGCTGCGCGCGGGCCCCAGGCAGTGGCTCGGCCTCGCGGTGCTGCTCGCGCCGACGATCCTGCTCTTCGTCACGATGACCGTGCTGTTCCTCGCCACCCCCGACATCGCCGCCGACCTCGAACCCAGCAGCGGCCAACTGCTGTGGATCAACGACATCTACGGGTTCATGATGGCCGGCCTGCTCGTCGCCATGGGCACCCTCGGCGACCGCATCGGCCGCCGCCGCATCCTCCTCTTCGGCGCCGTGGCGTTCGGCGCGGCGTCCGCGGCGGCCGCGTTCGCGCCGAGCGCGGAGGCGCTGATCGGGGCGCGCGCCGTGATGGGCCTGGGCGCCGCGGCGGTGATGCCGTCGACGCTCTCGCTGATCAGCAACATGTTCCAGGACGCCAAGCAGCGCGCCACCGCCATCGGCCTGTGGGCGGCGTCCGTGTCCGTCGGCGTGGCCGTCGGCCCGCTGGTCGGCGGGCTGCTGCTGGAGAACTTCTGGTGGGGCGCCGCCCTGCTGGCGGGCGCGCCGGTGATGGGTCTCGTGCTGCTCGCGGCGCCGTTCCTGGTGCCCGAGTACCGGGCGCCGCAGCCGGGGCGGCTCGACCTGCCGAGCGTGGCGCTCTCGGTGGTCACCATCCTGCCCATCGTCTACGGGGTGAAGGAGATGGCCGCGCACGGCGTGAACGCCGAGGCGATCGTCGCGCTCGTCCTCGGCGTCGTGCTGTCCACCGTGTTCGTACGGCGGCAGCTCCTGCTGACCGACCCCCTGCTGGACATGCGGCTGTTCCGCAACCGCACCTTCAGCGGCTCGCTGGCCGTCTTCCTCCTCAGCGCGGTCGCGCTCGGCGGCGTGTACCTGCTCTTCACGCAGTACCTGCAGCTCGTCGAGGGGCTGACGCCGCTGGAGGCGGGGCTGTGGATCCTCCCGGCGGCGGTGATGCTGGTGGTCGTCTCGATGCTGTCGCCGGTGATCGCCCGCAGGGTGCGGCCGGGGTACGTCGTCGCGGCGGGCAGCCTGCTGTCTGTGGCGGGGTACCTGGTGCTCACCCAGGTCGACAGCGTGGGCGGGCTGCCGCTGCTGATCACCGGCTTCTACCTGCTCTACCCGGGCATCGCGCCGGTGATGGCCCTGGCCACCAACCTGGTCATCGGCTCCGCCCCGCCGGAGAAGGCGGGCGCCGCGTCCGCGGTCAACAGCACGGCCAGCGACCTCGGCGTGGCCCTCGGCATCGCCCTGCTGGGCAGCGTCGGCACCGCCGTCTACCGCGGCGAGATGGCGGACGCGGTCCCCGCCGGAGTCCCCGAGGGCGCGGACGCCGCCGCCCGCGACACCCTGCCGGGCGCGCTGAGCGCGGCGGAGAACCTGCCGGCGGCACTGGGCGACGCGGTGCTGGCGCCGGCCAAGGAGGCGTTCGCGAGCGGGCTCAACGTGGCGGCGGCGCTCGCCGCGGGGCTGGCGGTCGCGGCGGCGGTCCTGTCGGCGACCCTGCTCCGCCGCGTGCCCGCCGCGGGCGCCGCGCAGGAGGAGCCGGACGCCGCACCCGAGCCCCCGCCCGCGCGGGACGAGACCCCGGTACCGGCGGAAGCCGGCCGCTGA